The genomic interval actctagtctcctcttctaatattccttattttttaattccgaattttagttatttcctaattgtatttctatatggactctagtctcctcttctaatatttcttatttttaattccgaatttcaactatttcctaattgtatttctatatggactctagtctcctcttctaatatttcttattttttaattccgaatttcaggtatttctaaattgtatttctatatggactttgttttttctttttctccgattaatgcgagaatttctaggccatgagagcgaacgtggaggctcttttttctattcctttaataatatataatagattcaGGAAACTATTCAGGTTACATGTTATCTAAATGATTATAGaaaattaacaagatagattaatatgcgATAAATCACATGCTCTACAAGTTGtaatgaaaaataagaaaaaaaaatcaaggatcCTGAAATTTTCAGGGTTGCAGAGATTCGTGTCAATAGATCAATAGAGAGGATTCAGAAAAATTTCATGCAGATTTTCGCATAGCCAGAATGGGCTAATGCAAAGATGGCCCAGGAGAACTAGGGCTGATCGATGCTATATTCATAATGGATTTGGAATTTATTCGGGCCTTAAAGCACACACAAGCTTCTACTAATGTCAGTCCGATTAGTAGCATTTAGCCAATTCAAAAACAGCAGAGCACCCTTTACAAGCGACTGAAGATGCGTTGCTTCAGCTCAGAGTCGTGTCTCCAACTACTGTAAGATCTCAATTGAATGCTCTAAAACTAACCAACAATTTCGTGCGCCTCGATCAAATTGAGTCAAATATTGCAGAAATTTAAACTATCTACAGCTTGAATCGCAGCCTGAAATTCCGCAGCAGCTTCCTCAGGCAACTCCTCGCCTTCGTCTCGCGGCACTtggctcctccaccgccgccgtcgccggagaagattGCTCGGAGCCGGCCCAGATGCCGCGGGCTCCTCCCCTCGTACGCCGCCACCTCCGGATTCTCCTGAAACCGCCAAAAACAAACGATCGACGTAAGAACAGctaatcgatcgatctcgatcgGCGCATGATCACCGCCCGAGAAGAAGACATTGGGATTCGGAAGGATGCAGCAATGGCGGCGCACCAGTATGTAGTTCTTCCAGTCGGCCTGCTTGGCGACGaccacgcggcggcgggggtcgTAGCTGAACCGGGGATGGTTCTTGATCCGGCTCGCCGCCTCGAACTCCCGCCGGAACTCGCCCAGCCGCCGCTGGAGCTCCTCCACGGGGAAGCCGGACCCGGTGGCGGCGTTCAACTCGGCGCGGATGGATGACCAAtcctcgccggtgagctcgcccacgttcctcgcgccgccgccgcccgtgtgGGTGTGGCGCAGCAGCAGGTCGAGGAACTTGGCGTCGTGCTGGCTCGTCCACGCGTCCACCTGCAGCCGCGACAGGATCTTGCGGAGCGCGCGCCGCGACACCGGCTTCCTCTTgatcgccttctcctcctcgtcgtcggcggtgacATGGACAtgcaactgctgctgctgatgcattTCTtgcttcgtcgtcgccgtctccggctGCATCAACCGCACATTATGCATCTCCTTCCTGccatagatcgatcgatcagttcaTCAAAACAAAATCGTAACAATATATATGCTCGTTGTGAAATTTGCGCGTACTGATAGGCGtcggtggcgaggcggaggcTGAGGAAGACGAGGGAGTCGTGCCGCACGCCGTACTCGGCGAGCGTgcggtggtcgtcgtcgaggcACCGGCCGGCGAAGAACAGCCGCTGCATGGCCACCGCGATGCGCTCCCGGGCCATGACCATGCCCTTCACctgcgccaccgtcgtcgtggCGCCATCCACGTCGAGCGCCACCCGGTCCCCGCGCAGCGTGCGCACCATGATCCTCATCGCCCCGACAGCACACCGAGCCCTCAGCTCAGGCGACAGGTCTCATCCGCTGCCAGCAATGCGTGCGGAGAAGATAGCGAGGAAGACGTAGAAGAGGTTATTAACTTGATATGAGAAAAATAATGGAGATCTAGCGCGAAGAAGAAGGGATTGGCTGGCATGGAGGCATGGCATGCATGCACGATGGCAACGAGAGCGAGAGGGAATAAAGCGGTTTGgatcgatgatgatgacgaccTTGGGCGCCAACGTGAAGGAAAGTATTTTCTTCTTCGGAGCGCTGACCTGTGTACACCCACCTGTTCATGCAGTTCAGGCGTTGGAAGAGCTAGGCCGAGACAGCTAATGGGCTGGTTGTTGGTAATGTCAGAACCTGGCCTGGCCTGTGCAACCTACAAATCAGTAAAAGCTGATGGAAAGAACAAAAAGTTTTAATCAGCTTCCAACAATTCGTATGGTTAAGATGGTCTTTTTAACACTTCATGAAAGAATGTTAATGAAAACCTAATTATGATGGTATTTATGGAACAGAGACGATTGTATAATGACATTTTTAGGAATATAGGTTCTTCGATGGCattttttgaatttggatgTTTATCGGTggtattttttggattttctcaTGTGATAAAGTTGTGCTTTTGAGCTTTTGACTCTCAAATTATTCTCTAGGTTGTACAACTATAGATTCACAGACTACGGAAAGGAATTTAGAATGTTTAAAAGAGTGGGAGATCCTTCAAAAGGGGCATGTGGACTAGTATAGTTGTTGGAGATAAAAATGCAGAGGACAAAAATTGTGGCGAGGGACATTATGATTTGATATTCCCTTTTGGATATACGGATTGAATGCAACAGAAAGATCAAGTGAACTGAATGCACAATCACATGGACCTCGCAGGCGACGCATGGCGTTTAGCCGCTCGCCATCCGGTCGATTCAATACGCGCCTGCAGAGTTGTTCAGCTTGCTCGAAATGGCGACGAGCATGGTAAAGTCGCAGGAAAGCATTCAGGCGCATCACCAACCTCCTTGACCTCCCCCACCTACAAAAATGGCCGCCATTGCCAACCTCGAGCTCAGCActcactcacacacacacacacacgcaacGCGCTTGTTCAATCTATCGGCCGTCACCGCGAACGCACGATGGCGAGCGCTCGTCGCAgccgcggcgtggcggcggtggggatcgCGGTGTTTGTGGCtgtcgtggtggtggcggcgggcgccgggggcgcggcggcggtgtcgtgcGGCGACGCGGTGAGCGCGCTGGCGCCGTGCGGGCCGTTCCTgctgggcggcgcggcgcggccgggcgatcggtgctgcggcggcgcgagggcgctGCGCGGGATGGCGGgcacggcggaggcgcggcgcgcGCTGTGCAGGTGCCTGGAGCAGTCCGGGCCGTCGTTCGGCGTGCTCCCCGACCGCGCGCGGCGCCTCCCGGCGCTCTGCAAGCTCGGACTCGCCAtccccgtcggcgccgccaccgactgcagcaagtaataattaaaaaaaagttgattagATTGGTCTCATGGCGCATTAGTTTGCATTTGCTGAATTGTTTGTTCATCTCGGTTCGATCCATTGCAGGATATCCtaagtggcagcggcggcgacgacgacgccgctaCATGGCGTGAGTTCGTCGCGATCGGTGCATGATCGAACATGCATGGTGTTGACGCGGGAGAAGAGTGATTTGGCTTTTGCGCATGGTGTAATCTGATCTGATCTAATCCGTGCATGAATAAGTACTAGACATGCTTGTAATAACTCATGAGCTAAATATCACTCAGATGAGATCTCAGATTTGAGATTTTCTTAGCCACTGTTTAACTGTTACAGAGTTACTCCTACATACATAACATCCACTGAGCAGAGCTGATGCAAGTTTGGATCGCAAACTTGGGCCTTCATGGGCCGCTCGAACATTTCACGGTTGGATCATCAATGCGCGGGCCAGATAGCAATTTATGTGATCATTTTGCACATCTTGGAGATAAACTGGTTCAGATATTTCATCTAGAACAGCGAATGAGAATCGATAGCAACCACCATATATATAGGTCatcatcaggaattcaggacAAGACAAAGCCAAAGCCAAGGAGGCGCATCAGCAGTGGAAATTTCTTGGTTTGTTCTCTTCAGAGGTCAGAGATCTGACCTCACCTGAGACTCCTGTGACTCTGAGCTAGTATATCGTCTTCTTCTAGAGTGAACAGTTCATGAACcaatggatgcatgcatgcatcagcaTCTTAATTTGTATAGTTTCACCGTCCTGTGGTCTAGAAGATTGAAAATGCAGCTAGCATGTTTGTATTCCTGCGCCCTTCAATTTTCTCCTGGGAGAAGAATATGCAACCTGCACGCCGGTTTCAGTTTGCCGTCAGAGAATATAATGGTGACacagccaacaaaaaaaaaaagaaaagaaagaaaaactggTTTCAATGCTAGTAGAGtgggtacaatagcagactattagccaactataaatatattttaatgagataaaagatgagagagaagagcagcgggctgcaacacggactccaaaacgcaatgtgtgtataacaggtgagaccatatattaatagtatagtaagcaactattgtatgaattggctattagatcggctatagatgaattggagctagtagtgggctgtactattaaacttgctcgtagcacaaaagagggaaaaaagatTCTTATGAATTTTATGCAATGTGTCTTATGATTTATGGTAGaacccaattttttttaaaaaaataaaaggagggATTAGGAGATTAAAATTCCGACCCCCTTCACCTGTTTTTTTCCTTCACTACTTCAGTGCATGTTTCTCTCTCAGCCACATCCACACATCTCTCTTCTCATTCTCATGCATTCACAACGAACCTAACATGGGCACACATGCTGAACTAATCGATTGATTGTTCAGAACAGTCCTTTTCATTTTCCATGTTCATTCTCTGAAATCTCAACATGTTTCTGCTAACGAAGTGCAAACAGTTTATGAGCCATTTGGTACATGCAGCACCACCATGTTTCGGTTTAGAAGATTGAAATGCAGCATGCTGGTATGCCGGTTTCAGTTTTGCCGTCAAAAGATAGAACGGTGACACctccaagaaaaatataaaatggaaGTTCCAGTTTTAGCTGCTAGGTACTTCTCTTTCCGATCGGCACCTCTTCTTTTGGGGGGATAATTTGATCGATAACCACCTTAGAAACAAAAGTTCAGTCCTTTTCCCTTGTTCATTCTCGGAGATCTCAACATTTTCTTTCCAATCAAGCATAATTAGGATTACCATGCATGCGTGCAAACATTCATTTCTGAAGCCGAAGCCGGAGAGTAGAGCTGTGGTCATATCCAAAGGGGGTCGGAGTTTTGAACTCCGATCCCCTTCGACCTCTTTCTTTCTCACGCTCCTGTGATCTAGAAGCTTAAAATGCAGCATGTTGGTAATGCCTGCGCCTGTGCTTTACTGCTTTTCTTCTGAAAGAGGAATATATGCATCAGTTTTCAGTTTGCCGACAGAAAACAGAACAATGACACCGCCAACAAAAGGAAAAGCAATAGTTTCAGACTTTTAAGTGCTAGTAGAAAGGATAAAAGGAACATTTGTATGAATTTTATATAACATTCTTATGATTTATTTATTCCTTTATGGCAGTAGAACCCAGcatacaaaaaagaaaaagtaaactTCAGAGAGGGGTTCGGAGAGTTAAATTTCGGTGCATGTCTCTCGCTCAGCCACACCCACACACCTCTCTCTGTGTCTTCTCCTTTGTCGTGCATGCTTTGATGCACACACGGTGAACTACTCGATCGATCAACAGTTGAGCTTCAGGACCTTAAGAAGAAAAATGCAGTCCTTGATTCGCTGAAATGTCAACATTTTTCTGCCGACGAAGCGTAAAAAAACATGCAATGCTTGCGAGGCAAACATCGTTTTTCTGAAGGCGAAGACAGAGAGCAGCCGAGCCGTTGTCAGATGCAGAAGGGGTCGGAAATTAAAACTGCGACCCCTTTGATTTCGTTTTTGCTCGCTTTCTGCTCAATCTGCATGGTTATCTTATTCTCCACAAGGTTTAGGATGTAAGTGGCGTCGAAGCTGCTGTGTTACTTGGGTGGCAAGCTTGATAACGATAACATATGTAGGCTGTTGTGTCGTCTCAAATGGCAAGCTTGGCCGATGCCTTGTGTCGGGCTCCGTCGTGGTAGCTTAGGATAGGTTAGCTGTTGGTGTGATGTTGTAGTTGTGGTTTTTACTCAGTTTTCCCTAATTAACTGAGCACTGTAAGATTTGATCTCGTTTTCTCTTTAAAATAGGATAtcttcttcttaatataaaacaTCGGCAACGGCCTgaccgttcgaaaaaaaaagacgTAAGTGGCATATCTAGAATTTTCAAAATGGGTGATCCAacttatatgtttttttaaatattctaaatataagtataaattGTTCAAATTTACATCTTAATATACTAATAAGGGAGttattttttccaaaaaaaatcttttcacatatgtatatatgtattgggCTAATGCTTTTTTGGGTGGTCCCAATACCACCTCTAGATTC from Oryza glaberrima chromosome 3, OglaRS2, whole genome shotgun sequence carries:
- the LOC127768492 gene encoding uncharacterized protein LOC127768492, translated to MRIMVRTLRGDRVALDVDGATTTVAQVKGMVMARERIAVAMQRLFFAGRCLDDDHRTLAEYGVRHDSLVFLSLRLATDAYQKEMHNVRLMQPETATTKQEMHQQQQLHVHVTADDEEEKAIKRKPVSRRALRKILSRLQVDAWTSQHDAKFLDLLLRHTHTGGGGARNVGELTGEDWSSIRAELNAATGSGFPVEELQRRLGEFRREFEAASRIKNHPRFSYDPRRRVVVAKQADWKNYILENPEVAAYEGRSPRHLGRLRAIFSGDGGGGGAKCRETKARSCLRKLLRNFRLRFKL
- the LOC127768215 gene encoding non-specific lipid-transfer protein 1-like, which produces MASARRSRGVAAVGIAVFVAVVVVAAGAGGAAAVSCGDAVSALAPCGPFLLGGAARPGDRCCGGARALRGMAGTAEARRALCRCLEQSGPSFGVLPDRARRLPALCKLGLAIPVGAATDCSKIS